One Rhea pennata isolate bPtePen1 chromosome 3, bPtePen1.pri, whole genome shotgun sequence DNA segment encodes these proteins:
- the SYNCRIP gene encoding heterogeneous nuclear ribonucleoprotein Q isoform X3 codes for MATEHVNGNGTEEPMDTSAAVTHSEHFQTLLDAGLPQKVAEKLDEIYVAGLVAHSDLDERAIEALKEFNEEGALAVLQQFKDSDLSHVQNKSAFLCGVMKTYRQREKQGTKVADSSKGPDEAKIKALLERTGYTLDVTTGQRKYGGPPPESLYSGQQPSVGTEIFVGKIPRDLFEDELVPLFEKAGPIWDLRLMMDPLTGLNRGYAFVTFCTKEAAQEAVKLYNNHEIRSGKHIGVCISVANNRLFVGSIPKSKTKEQIVEEFSKVTEGLTDVILYHQPDDKKKNRGFCFLEYEDHKTAAQARRRLMSGKVKVWGNVVTVEWADPIEDPDPEVMAKVKVLFVRNLANTVTEEILEKAFSQFGKLERVKKLKDYAFIHFDERDGAVKAMEEMNGKDLEGENIEIVFAKPPDQKRKERKAQRQAAKNQMYDDYYYYGPPHMPPPTRGRGRGGRGGYGYPPDYYGYEDYYDYYGYDYHNYRGGYEDPYYGYEDFQVGARGRGGRGARGAAPSRGRGAAPPRGRAGYAQRGGPGSARGVRGARGGAQQQRGRGVRGARGGRGGNVGGKRKADGYNQPDSKRRQTNNQNWGSQPIAQQPLQGGDHSGNYGYKSENQEFYQDSFGQQWK; via the exons ATGGCTACTGAACATGTTAATGGGAATGGTACTGAAGAGCCCATGGATACTTCTGCTGCAGTTACCCATTCTGAGCATTTCCAGACATTGCTTGATGCTGGTTTACCACAGAAAGTTGCTGAAAAACTAGATGAAATTTACGTTGCAG gACTAGTTGCACATAGTGATCTAGATGAAAGAGCTATTGAAGCTTTAAAGGAATTTAATGAAGAAGGTGCATTAGCAGTGCTTCAGCAGTTTAAAGACAGTGATCTCTCACATGTTCAG AACAAAAGTGCCTTTTTATGTGGAGTCATGAAGACATACaggcagagggaaaaacagGGGACCAAGGTGGCAGATTCTAGCAAAGGACCAGATGAGGCAAAAATTAAG GCACTCTTGGAGAGAACAGGCTATACTCTTGATGTCACTACTGGACAGCGAAAGTATGGTGGACCTCCTCCAGAGTCTTTATATTCAGGACAACAACCTTCTGTTGGTACAGAG ATATTTGTGGGCAAGATTCCAAGAGATTTATTTGAAGATGAACTTGTTCCATTATTTGAGAAAGCTGGCCCTATATGGGATCTTCGCTTAATGATGGATCCGTTAACTGGTCTAAATAGAGGATATGCTTTTGTCACTTTTTGTACTAAAGAggcagctcaggaggctgtTAAACTg tataACAATCATGAAATTCGTTCTGGAAAACACATTGGTGTGTGCATCTCTGTTGCCAATAATAGGCTTTTTGTTGGCTCTATTCCTAAGAGTAAAACCAAGGAGCAAATTGTTGAAGAATTTAGCAAAGTAACAG AGGGCCTTACAGATGTCATATTGTATCATCAGCCtgatgacaagaaaaaaaacaggggTTTCTGCTTCCTTGAATACGAAGATCACAAAACTGCTGCTCAGGCCAGACGTAGGTTAATGAGTGGCAAAGTGAAAGTCTGGGGGAATGTTGTTACAGTTGAATGGGCTGACCCTATAGAAGATCCAGATCCTGAAGTCATGGCAAAG gtaaaagttttgtttgtaCGCAATCTTGCCAATACTGTAACAGAGGAGATACTAGAAAAGGCCTTCAGTCAGTTTGGAAAGCTAGAACGAGTGAAGAAGCTAAAAGACTatgctttcattcattttgatgAACGGGATGGTGCTGTAAAG GCAATGGAAGAAATGAATGGCAAAGATTTAGAGGGAGAAAACATTGAAATTGTTTTTGCTAAGCCACCAgatcaaaaaaggaaagaacgGAAAGCTCAGAGACAAGCGGCTAAAAATCAGAT gTATGATGATTACTACTATTATGGTCCACCTCATATGCCCCCTCCAACAAGAGGTCGAGGCCGAGGAGGTAGAGGTGGTTATGGATATCCCCCAGACTATTACGGATATGAAGATTATTATGATTATTATGGCTATGACTACCATAACTATCGTGGTGGATATGAAGATCCTTACTATGGTTATGAAGATTTTCAAGTTGGAGCTAGAGGAAGGGGTGGTAGAGGAGCAAGGGGTGCTGCTCCATCCAGAGGTCGCGGGGCTGCTCCTCCCCGTGGCAGAGCCGGTTATGCACAGAGAGGTGGTCCTGGATCAGCAAGAGGCGTTCGTGGTGCGAGAGGAGGTGCCCAGCAACAAAGAGGCCGCGGGGTACGTGGTGCGAGGGGTGGCCGCGGTGGAAATGTAGGAGGAAAGCGCAAAGCTGATGGGTACAACCAGCCAGATTCCAAGCGGCGCCAGACCAATAATCAGAACTGGGGCTCCCAACCCATTGCTCAGCAACCGCTCCAAGGTGGTGATCATTCTGGTAACTATGGTTACAAATCTGAAAACCAGGAGTTTTATCAGGATTCTTTTGGGCAACAGTGGAAATAG
- the SYNCRIP gene encoding heterogeneous nuclear ribonucleoprotein Q isoform X1 gives MATEHVNGNGTEEPMDTSAAVTHSEHFQTLLDAGLPQKVAEKLDEIYVAGLVAHSDLDERAIEALKEFNEEGALAVLQQFKDSDLSHVQNKSAFLCGVMKTYRQREKQGTKVADSSKGPDEAKIKALLERTGYTLDVTTGQRKYGGPPPESLYSGQQPSVGTEIFVGKIPRDLFEDELVPLFEKAGPIWDLRLMMDPLTGLNRGYAFVTFCTKEAAQEAVKLYNNHEIRSGKHIGVCISVANNRLFVGSIPKSKTKEQIVEEFSKVTEGLTDVILYHQPDDKKKNRGFCFLEYEDHKTAAQARRRLMSGKVKVWGNVVTVEWADPIEDPDPEVMAKVKVLFVRNLANTVTEEILEKAFSQFGKLERVKKLKDYAFIHFDERDGAVKAMEEMNGKDLEGENIEIVFAKPPDQKRKERKAQRQAAKNQMYDDYYYYGPPHMPPPTRGRGRGGRGGYGYPPDYYGYEDYYDYYGYDYHNYRGGYEDPYYGYEDFQVGARGRGGRGARGAAPSRGRGAAPPRGRAGYAQRGGPGSARGVRGARGGAQQQRGRGQGKGVEAGPDLLQ, from the exons ATGGCTACTGAACATGTTAATGGGAATGGTACTGAAGAGCCCATGGATACTTCTGCTGCAGTTACCCATTCTGAGCATTTCCAGACATTGCTTGATGCTGGTTTACCACAGAAAGTTGCTGAAAAACTAGATGAAATTTACGTTGCAG gACTAGTTGCACATAGTGATCTAGATGAAAGAGCTATTGAAGCTTTAAAGGAATTTAATGAAGAAGGTGCATTAGCAGTGCTTCAGCAGTTTAAAGACAGTGATCTCTCACATGTTCAG AACAAAAGTGCCTTTTTATGTGGAGTCATGAAGACATACaggcagagggaaaaacagGGGACCAAGGTGGCAGATTCTAGCAAAGGACCAGATGAGGCAAAAATTAAG GCACTCTTGGAGAGAACAGGCTATACTCTTGATGTCACTACTGGACAGCGAAAGTATGGTGGACCTCCTCCAGAGTCTTTATATTCAGGACAACAACCTTCTGTTGGTACAGAG ATATTTGTGGGCAAGATTCCAAGAGATTTATTTGAAGATGAACTTGTTCCATTATTTGAGAAAGCTGGCCCTATATGGGATCTTCGCTTAATGATGGATCCGTTAACTGGTCTAAATAGAGGATATGCTTTTGTCACTTTTTGTACTAAAGAggcagctcaggaggctgtTAAACTg tataACAATCATGAAATTCGTTCTGGAAAACACATTGGTGTGTGCATCTCTGTTGCCAATAATAGGCTTTTTGTTGGCTCTATTCCTAAGAGTAAAACCAAGGAGCAAATTGTTGAAGAATTTAGCAAAGTAACAG AGGGCCTTACAGATGTCATATTGTATCATCAGCCtgatgacaagaaaaaaaacaggggTTTCTGCTTCCTTGAATACGAAGATCACAAAACTGCTGCTCAGGCCAGACGTAGGTTAATGAGTGGCAAAGTGAAAGTCTGGGGGAATGTTGTTACAGTTGAATGGGCTGACCCTATAGAAGATCCAGATCCTGAAGTCATGGCAAAG gtaaaagttttgtttgtaCGCAATCTTGCCAATACTGTAACAGAGGAGATACTAGAAAAGGCCTTCAGTCAGTTTGGAAAGCTAGAACGAGTGAAGAAGCTAAAAGACTatgctttcattcattttgatgAACGGGATGGTGCTGTAAAG GCAATGGAAGAAATGAATGGCAAAGATTTAGAGGGAGAAAACATTGAAATTGTTTTTGCTAAGCCACCAgatcaaaaaaggaaagaacgGAAAGCTCAGAGACAAGCGGCTAAAAATCAGAT gTATGATGATTACTACTATTATGGTCCACCTCATATGCCCCCTCCAACAAGAGGTCGAGGCCGAGGAGGTAGAGGTGGTTATGGATATCCCCCAGACTATTACGGATATGAAGATTATTATGATTATTATGGCTATGACTACCATAACTATCGTGGTGGATATGAAGATCCTTACTATGGTTATGAAGATTTTCAAGTTGGAGCTAGAGGAAGGGGTGGTAGAGGAGCAAGGGGTGCTGCTCCATCCAGAGGTCGCGGGGCTGCTCCTCCCCGTGGCAGAGCCGGTTATGCACAGAGAGGTGGTCCTGGATCAGCAAGAGGCGTTCGTGGTGCGAGAGGAGGTGCCCAGCAACAAAGAGGCCGCGGG CAGGGAAAAGGGGTCGAGGCCGGTCCTGACCTGTTACAATGA
- the SYNCRIP gene encoding heterogeneous nuclear ribonucleoprotein Q isoform X2, which yields MATEHVNGNGTEEPMDTSAAVTHSEHFQTLLDAGLPQKVAEKLDEIYVAGLVAHSDLDERAIEALKEFNEEGALAVLQQFKDSDLSHVQNKSAFLCGVMKTYRQREKQGTKVADSSKGPDEAKIKALLERTGYTLDVTTGQRKYGGPPPESLYSGQQPSVGTEIFVGKIPRDLFEDELVPLFEKAGPIWDLRLMMDPLTGLNRGYAFVTFCTKEAAQEAVKLYNNHEIRSGKHIGVCISVANNRLFVGSIPKSKTKEQIVEEFSKVTEGLTDVILYHQPDDKKKNRGFCFLEYEDHKTAAQARRRLMSGKVKVWGNVVTVEWADPIEDPDPEVMAKVKVLFVRNLANTVTEEILEKAFSQFGKLERVKKLKDYAFIHFDERDGAVKAMEEMNGKDLEGENIEIVFAKPPDQKRKERKAQRQAAKNQMYDDYYYYGPPHMPPPTRGRGRGGRGGYGYPPDYYGYEDYYDYYGYDYHNYRGGYEDPYYGYEDFQVGARGRGGRGARGAAPSRGRGAAPPRGRAGYAQRGGPGSARGVRGARGGAQQQRGRGGKGVEAGPDLLQ from the exons ATGGCTACTGAACATGTTAATGGGAATGGTACTGAAGAGCCCATGGATACTTCTGCTGCAGTTACCCATTCTGAGCATTTCCAGACATTGCTTGATGCTGGTTTACCACAGAAAGTTGCTGAAAAACTAGATGAAATTTACGTTGCAG gACTAGTTGCACATAGTGATCTAGATGAAAGAGCTATTGAAGCTTTAAAGGAATTTAATGAAGAAGGTGCATTAGCAGTGCTTCAGCAGTTTAAAGACAGTGATCTCTCACATGTTCAG AACAAAAGTGCCTTTTTATGTGGAGTCATGAAGACATACaggcagagggaaaaacagGGGACCAAGGTGGCAGATTCTAGCAAAGGACCAGATGAGGCAAAAATTAAG GCACTCTTGGAGAGAACAGGCTATACTCTTGATGTCACTACTGGACAGCGAAAGTATGGTGGACCTCCTCCAGAGTCTTTATATTCAGGACAACAACCTTCTGTTGGTACAGAG ATATTTGTGGGCAAGATTCCAAGAGATTTATTTGAAGATGAACTTGTTCCATTATTTGAGAAAGCTGGCCCTATATGGGATCTTCGCTTAATGATGGATCCGTTAACTGGTCTAAATAGAGGATATGCTTTTGTCACTTTTTGTACTAAAGAggcagctcaggaggctgtTAAACTg tataACAATCATGAAATTCGTTCTGGAAAACACATTGGTGTGTGCATCTCTGTTGCCAATAATAGGCTTTTTGTTGGCTCTATTCCTAAGAGTAAAACCAAGGAGCAAATTGTTGAAGAATTTAGCAAAGTAACAG AGGGCCTTACAGATGTCATATTGTATCATCAGCCtgatgacaagaaaaaaaacaggggTTTCTGCTTCCTTGAATACGAAGATCACAAAACTGCTGCTCAGGCCAGACGTAGGTTAATGAGTGGCAAAGTGAAAGTCTGGGGGAATGTTGTTACAGTTGAATGGGCTGACCCTATAGAAGATCCAGATCCTGAAGTCATGGCAAAG gtaaaagttttgtttgtaCGCAATCTTGCCAATACTGTAACAGAGGAGATACTAGAAAAGGCCTTCAGTCAGTTTGGAAAGCTAGAACGAGTGAAGAAGCTAAAAGACTatgctttcattcattttgatgAACGGGATGGTGCTGTAAAG GCAATGGAAGAAATGAATGGCAAAGATTTAGAGGGAGAAAACATTGAAATTGTTTTTGCTAAGCCACCAgatcaaaaaaggaaagaacgGAAAGCTCAGAGACAAGCGGCTAAAAATCAGAT gTATGATGATTACTACTATTATGGTCCACCTCATATGCCCCCTCCAACAAGAGGTCGAGGCCGAGGAGGTAGAGGTGGTTATGGATATCCCCCAGACTATTACGGATATGAAGATTATTATGATTATTATGGCTATGACTACCATAACTATCGTGGTGGATATGAAGATCCTTACTATGGTTATGAAGATTTTCAAGTTGGAGCTAGAGGAAGGGGTGGTAGAGGAGCAAGGGGTGCTGCTCCATCCAGAGGTCGCGGGGCTGCTCCTCCCCGTGGCAGAGCCGGTTATGCACAGAGAGGTGGTCCTGGATCAGCAAGAGGCGTTCGTGGTGCGAGAGGAGGTGCCCAGCAACAAAGAGGCCGCGGG GGAAAAGGGGTCGAGGCCGGTCCTGACCTGTTACAATGA
- the SYNCRIP gene encoding heterogeneous nuclear ribonucleoprotein Q isoform X4, translating to MKTYRQREKQGTKVADSSKGPDEAKIKALLERTGYTLDVTTGQRKYGGPPPESLYSGQQPSVGTEIFVGKIPRDLFEDELVPLFEKAGPIWDLRLMMDPLTGLNRGYAFVTFCTKEAAQEAVKLYNNHEIRSGKHIGVCISVANNRLFVGSIPKSKTKEQIVEEFSKVTEGLTDVILYHQPDDKKKNRGFCFLEYEDHKTAAQARRRLMSGKVKVWGNVVTVEWADPIEDPDPEVMAKVKVLFVRNLANTVTEEILEKAFSQFGKLERVKKLKDYAFIHFDERDGAVKAMEEMNGKDLEGENIEIVFAKPPDQKRKERKAQRQAAKNQMYDDYYYYGPPHMPPPTRGRGRGGRGGYGYPPDYYGYEDYYDYYGYDYHNYRGGYEDPYYGYEDFQVGARGRGGRGARGAAPSRGRGAAPPRGRAGYAQRGGPGSARGVRGARGGAQQQRGRGVRGARGGRGGNVGGKRKADGYNQPDSKRRQTNNQNWGSQPIAQQPLQGGDHSGNYGYKSENQEFYQDSFGQQWK from the exons ATGAAGACATACaggcagagggaaaaacagGGGACCAAGGTGGCAGATTCTAGCAAAGGACCAGATGAGGCAAAAATTAAG GCACTCTTGGAGAGAACAGGCTATACTCTTGATGTCACTACTGGACAGCGAAAGTATGGTGGACCTCCTCCAGAGTCTTTATATTCAGGACAACAACCTTCTGTTGGTACAGAG ATATTTGTGGGCAAGATTCCAAGAGATTTATTTGAAGATGAACTTGTTCCATTATTTGAGAAAGCTGGCCCTATATGGGATCTTCGCTTAATGATGGATCCGTTAACTGGTCTAAATAGAGGATATGCTTTTGTCACTTTTTGTACTAAAGAggcagctcaggaggctgtTAAACTg tataACAATCATGAAATTCGTTCTGGAAAACACATTGGTGTGTGCATCTCTGTTGCCAATAATAGGCTTTTTGTTGGCTCTATTCCTAAGAGTAAAACCAAGGAGCAAATTGTTGAAGAATTTAGCAAAGTAACAG AGGGCCTTACAGATGTCATATTGTATCATCAGCCtgatgacaagaaaaaaaacaggggTTTCTGCTTCCTTGAATACGAAGATCACAAAACTGCTGCTCAGGCCAGACGTAGGTTAATGAGTGGCAAAGTGAAAGTCTGGGGGAATGTTGTTACAGTTGAATGGGCTGACCCTATAGAAGATCCAGATCCTGAAGTCATGGCAAAG gtaaaagttttgtttgtaCGCAATCTTGCCAATACTGTAACAGAGGAGATACTAGAAAAGGCCTTCAGTCAGTTTGGAAAGCTAGAACGAGTGAAGAAGCTAAAAGACTatgctttcattcattttgatgAACGGGATGGTGCTGTAAAG GCAATGGAAGAAATGAATGGCAAAGATTTAGAGGGAGAAAACATTGAAATTGTTTTTGCTAAGCCACCAgatcaaaaaaggaaagaacgGAAAGCTCAGAGACAAGCGGCTAAAAATCAGAT gTATGATGATTACTACTATTATGGTCCACCTCATATGCCCCCTCCAACAAGAGGTCGAGGCCGAGGAGGTAGAGGTGGTTATGGATATCCCCCAGACTATTACGGATATGAAGATTATTATGATTATTATGGCTATGACTACCATAACTATCGTGGTGGATATGAAGATCCTTACTATGGTTATGAAGATTTTCAAGTTGGAGCTAGAGGAAGGGGTGGTAGAGGAGCAAGGGGTGCTGCTCCATCCAGAGGTCGCGGGGCTGCTCCTCCCCGTGGCAGAGCCGGTTATGCACAGAGAGGTGGTCCTGGATCAGCAAGAGGCGTTCGTGGTGCGAGAGGAGGTGCCCAGCAACAAAGAGGCCGCGGGGTACGTGGTGCGAGGGGTGGCCGCGGTGGAAATGTAGGAGGAAAGCGCAAAGCTGATGGGTACAACCAGCCAGATTCCAAGCGGCGCCAGACCAATAATCAGAACTGGGGCTCCCAACCCATTGCTCAGCAACCGCTCCAAGGTGGTGATCATTCTGGTAACTATGGTTACAAATCTGAAAACCAGGAGTTTTATCAGGATTCTTTTGGGCAACAGTGGAAATAG